A single Mustela lutreola isolate mMusLut2 chromosome X, mMusLut2.pri, whole genome shotgun sequence DNA region contains:
- the MTCP1 gene encoding protein p13 MTCP-1 yields MAGEDVGAPPDHLWVHQEGIYRDEYQRTWVAVVEEETSSLRARVQQVQVPLGDAARPSHLLTSQLPLMWQLYPEERYMDNNSRLWQIQHHLMVRGVQELLLKLLPDD; encoded by the exons ATGGCAGGAGAGGATGTGGGGGCTCCACCCGATCACCTCTGGGTTCACCAAGAGGGCATCTACCGCGACGAATACCAGCGCACGTGGGTGGCCGTCGTGGAAGAG gAGACGAGTTCCCTAAGGGCACGAGTCCAGCAAGTTCAGGTTCCCTTAGGTGACGCAGCTAGACCAAGTCACCTTCTTACCTCCCAGCTACCTCTCATGTGGCAACTCTACCCTGAGGAGCGCTACATGGATAACAACTCTCGCTTGTGGCAGATCCAGCATCATTTAATG GTCAGGGGAGTACAGGAGCTGTTGCTTAAGCTTTTGCCTGATGATTAA